Proteins from one Dermacentor variabilis isolate Ectoservices chromosome 1, ASM5094787v1, whole genome shotgun sequence genomic window:
- the LOC142571318 gene encoding uncharacterized protein LOC142571318: MRPKDLPRRRGSSESVCKMGPQRGRLRESAVCLVGSCPIVCLSVNQLFSNLRCVWSISGHHQVDLDRSCRASTTDGCFQLAEVSLWSNFLWVVIIKLREGRLGLACLCGRVVSLAFNTRLRRSFILVHWPLMQHLSIEFLELLESRMSPKQPQLRDGLQLSEHLRHARLYYHLLDDPTREPTDALHSIVTTLDPLEIMSVRCSSVGVSMSCELLDRCDVMLTHVFFEKWTDVPDTQALMR; the protein is encoded by the exons ATGAGGCCGAAGGACTTGCCGCGACGGCGAGGCTCAAGCGAAAGC GTCTGCAAGATGGGACCACAGCGCGGCCGCCTTCGAGAGTCGGCTGTGTGCCTTGTCGGCAGCTGTCCCATCGTGTGCCTGTCGGTCAACCAGCTCTTCTCCAACCTTCGCTGCGTGTGGAGCATCTCGGGCCATCACCAGGTGGACCTCGACAGGTCATGCAGGGCCAGCACAACCGATGGGTGCTTCCAGCTTGCGGAGGTGTCCCTATGGAGCAACTTCCTGTGGGTCGTCATCATCAAGCTACGCGAAGGACGGCTGGGCCTGGCTTGCCTGTGTGGACGCGTGGTGTCTTTGGCCTTCAACACGCGGCTCAGGCGGTCCTTCATTCTGGTTCATTGGCCGCTGATGCAGCACCTCTCCATCGAGTTCCTGGAGCTGCTCGAGTCACGGATGTCACCAAAGCAGCCCCAGTTACGGGACGGCCTCCAGCTTAGCGAACACCTAAGGCACGCCAGGCTCTACTACCACCTGTTGGACGATCCGACCAGGGAGCCGACGGACGCGCTCCACTCCATAGTGACCACGCTCGACCCACTAGAGATAATGAGCGTGCGGTGCTCGAGCGTGGGCGTGAGCATGTCGTGTGAGCTGCTCGACAGGTGCGACGTCATGCTCACGCACGTCTTCTTCGAGAAATGGACCGACGTGCCCGATACTCAGGCTTTGATGCGCTGA